ATCGCCTCGAGCAGCGGATTGGACGGCGGGCGGTGGCGCCGCGGCGCCACGCCGCCGCCCGCAGCGGGTGCCACCCGTAGGGCAGCAGCGGCGGCCGGCGCGGCGCCCGCGCGCGGCAGGGATGCCCGGCGCTCCGTCGGCGTCGCCGCTCGCGCCGTCTCCGCAGGAGGCCGGCGACGGCCGGCGCAGCCCGCGGCGCTCACCACCGCGACGAACATCAGAGCAGCGGCCGTCACGCGTCTTTCCATGCTCCCTCCTGCCTGTCAGTTCCGGGCCAGGACCCAACCCGGCAGCGCCTCGATGAACTCGCGATCTCGCGTCCGCGGGAGACCCGCGTAGAGTGCCGTGCACTCGTGTCGTGCAGCGCCCGCCAGCGCGTGGGCGACCTGCCGCGCGTAGTCGACGCAGCCGTACGCCGCCATGCGCTCGCGGACCCACCGGACGTCGGCCGCTCGGCGCTCGGGGCGGGGGAGGCTGAGGAACGCCGAGAGCCGCGTGCGCTCGTCGTCGCGCGCGGCGCGCAGCAGGGCGATCAGCATGAGCGTGCGCTTGCCCTCCCACAGATCGCCACTCGACTCCTTGCCGTACCGAGCCTCGTCGCCCTGGAGGTTGAGGACGTCGTCCTGGATCTGGAACGCCGCCCCGAGGAAGAACCCGAACCGGACGAACCGATCGAGCGACTGCGGCTCGCGGGTGCCGATGAGCGCGCCGACGCGGCTCGGAAAGATGGTCGTGTACCAGCAGGTCTTCTTGAGCACCATCTCCAGGTAGTCGGCATCCGTCAGATACAGCGCGTTGTCGCGCCGCCAGCCCAGCTCCAGCGCCTGTCCTTCGACCGACTCGCACGCCATATGCGCTGCCTCCTCGAGGACGCACAGCGCGAGCCGCGTTCCGAGGGTCCGCCGGTTGTCGGTCAGCGCTCGGATCCCGAGGACCACGAGGGCATCACCGACGTTGATCGCCACCGGGACGCCGTGGATCGCGTGCAGCGTGGGACGCCCGCGCCGTTCGTCGCTCTCGTCCTCGACGTCGTCGTGCACCAGGAATGCGTTGTGCAGCAACTCGAGCGCCACGGCCGACGTGAGAGCCTCGTCCGCGCTGGCGCCGAACGCCCGTGCGGTGGCCAGGCAGAGGCTCGGGCGGAGCATGCGCCCCCCCCGCCGTGGGTAATCGGCCACCAGGTTGTACAGGTGACGCTGCGGCGCGCGGGGCCGGAGATACTCGCACAGCGCCACGCGCGTGCGATTGCCGTAGTCCTCAAGGAGGCGTGGGACGAGATCGCTCGTCATCGGGGCTTCCGCCGATCCGCACGTTGATCGTTCCGACGAGTCGGCTCGCCTCGTCGTCGACGACGAGGCCGCTGTAGACGCCGGCGGGCTGGTCGTCGGGCACGCACACCCGAAGCACCGCCGGGCCGCCGGCGTCCGGCCGCAGGCTCACCTCGGTCAGCCGCGGCTTGTCCTGGTCCGCAGATCGCAGGGCATGAGCCGTCGCCGGTCGCGTCGCCGCTTCCGGTGCCAGCTCGACGGACACCGTCACGACCCGTGATGTGACCACCTCGAGCCGCACGCGGGTCGCCTGGCCGACCGGCGCCGCGTACGCCGCACCGTCGGGCGACGCGCCGGGCGCGCCGTTGGTCTCGGCGGCTGTCGAGCGGGTCTCGGCCGCGCCGCCGGAGACCTGGAGGAAGTCGACCCAGGTGGCGAGCAGCTCGGACGTGTAACGGACCATCCGTGCGGTCACGTCCTGCACGTCGTGAGCGACGTTGGCCGGGCCGTAGGAACGATCGGCGAGCCGTTGCGCCGCCCGCTGGCCCTGCTGGAGGTACTCGTCGACCACCCGGTAGCCGAGCGCCACGGAGCGCGAGATGGCATCGCCGACGGAGGCGTCGCCCGGTCGACCGCTCGCGCCCGGCGGCGCCGGGGCGCCGGCCGGCCCACCGAACAGCGTGGACCAGTTCCGGATCGGCTGTGACCGTGGCAGCGCGGGACGCCTGAACCGTTGGTCCCCGTTCATCGTCGATCCTCCTCGCTACGGGTGGTCGTAGCCCACGATGTCCTCGAGCGGCGGCGACAGGGAAACCGCGTGCGCCGCCAGACGGCCCGACATCACCGCCGCCTCGACGCAGCCCGCGTGGACGCCGCACTCGGTCCAGTCGCCGGCGATCGTCAGGTTGTCGTAGGTGCCGTCGAGCGGCGAGATGCGATAGGCCGTGCTGCCCGGCAGCGTCAGCGTGTAGCGGTCCGACGGGCTCACGTTGGCGCTCCAGTGCTGCGACGCGAAGCGGTCCTCGCCCCGCGACCCGGTGGGGTCGACGAGCAGGTCCCAGCGGAACCGCCGGGGAGCCTCGCCCGCGTTCGGCCAGAGATGCACGATTTCGTCGTTCAGGAAGCGGATGGCATTCCGCCGCACCTCCTCGCGCTGCGCAGCCGGGAACGACCCGTTGGAGCGGTCATCGGACGCGGCGGAGTCCGCTAGCACGCTGCAAAAGTACACGA
This DNA window, taken from Deltaproteobacteria bacterium, encodes the following:
- a CDS encoding polyprenyl synthetase family protein codes for the protein MTSDLVPRLLEDYGNRTRVALCEYLRPRAPQRHLYNLVADYPRRGGRMLRPSLCLATARAFGASADEALTSAVALELLHNAFLVHDDVEDESDERRGRPTLHAIHGVPVAINVGDALVVLGIRALTDNRRTLGTRLALCVLEEAAHMACESVEGQALELGWRRDNALYLTDADYLEMVLKKTCWYTTIFPSRVGALIGTREPQSLDRFVRFGFFLGAAFQIQDDVLNLQGDEARYGKESSGDLWEGKRTLMLIALLRAARDDERTRLSAFLSLPRPERRAADVRWVRERMAAYGCVDYARQVAHALAGAARHECTALYAGLPRTRDREFIEALPGWVLARN